From Weissella confusa, a single genomic window includes:
- a CDS encoding ABC transporter ATP-binding protein, with protein MLKFNQVSFNRNDKRILNDISASLEPNRITTLIGPNGAGKTTLLQLITDDLKPSAGFITERPKKIALLAQKNELFEPLTVRDLLTIKQPDLDERIINDLQLEALLDQNMMSLSGGQQQLAWLAFVLHQAPDLLILDEPTTYLDLQYQQIFLKTLQRVQKERQLTVIMVLHDLNQAFAYSDAIWLLNKSGELLTADKQTLLDEAKLSVAFQTPLKIVSVDDQTLILPI; from the coding sequence TAAATTTAATCAAGTTTCATTCAATCGCAATGATAAACGTATTCTGAATGATATTTCAGCATCACTTGAACCCAATCGCATTACGACATTGATTGGTCCAAATGGAGCTGGAAAAACAACCTTGTTGCAATTAATAACCGATGACCTAAAGCCATCGGCTGGATTTATCACGGAACGACCAAAGAAGATCGCGTTACTCGCACAAAAAAACGAGCTGTTTGAACCGCTGACAGTACGCGATCTTTTAACGATTAAACAACCGGATTTGGATGAGCGTATTATCAACGACTTACAACTCGAAGCGTTACTTGATCAAAATATGATGTCGCTATCTGGTGGCCAACAGCAACTCGCTTGGCTAGCCTTTGTCCTGCATCAAGCACCAGATTTACTGATTCTTGATGAGCCAACCACTTATTTGGATTTACAATACCAGCAAATCTTTCTAAAAACGTTGCAGCGTGTCCAAAAAGAACGCCAATTGACAGTGATTATGGTTCTGCATGACTTAAATCAAGCCTTTGCTTACAGTGATGCCATTTGGTTGCTTAACAAATCGGGCGAATTGTTAACAGCTGATAAGCAAACTTTGCTAGATGAGGCCAAACTTTCTGTGGCGTTCCAAACGCCACTCAAAATTGTGTCTGTGGATGACCAAACGTTAATCTTACCGATATAA
- the lepB gene encoding signal peptidase I, whose translation MKAFREIMSWVIPIAIGLIIALLIKSYWFTLVRVDGTSMEPNLTNNERVFVLKPDKVHRGSVVVFDAYGEDPEVDGHKDYVKRVIGMPGDTVSAVNGVIKVNGKVVDQDFIPESEQTATNTVNNVGNWSSLTELGDHMGWQRQKTVKVPKGQYFVLGDHRTVSNDSRYWGFVSEDKVLGVVKVPFWGNAEKKANINTQWKTFFEK comes from the coding sequence ATGAAAGCATTTCGCGAGATTATGTCTTGGGTTATTCCGATTGCTATCGGATTAATTATTGCGCTCTTGATTAAGTCTTACTGGTTTACGTTGGTCCGTGTTGACGGAACTTCAATGGAGCCAAATTTGACTAACAACGAACGTGTATTTGTCTTGAAGCCAGACAAAGTTCACCGAGGAAGTGTCGTGGTATTTGATGCTTATGGTGAAGATCCAGAAGTTGATGGTCACAAGGATTACGTTAAGCGTGTAATTGGTATGCCTGGTGACACAGTTAGCGCTGTGAATGGTGTTATCAAGGTTAACGGCAAGGTTGTTGATCAAGATTTCATTCCTGAATCTGAGCAAACGGCAACAAATACGGTTAACAACGTTGGTAACTGGTCAAGCTTGACTGAACTTGGTGACCACATGGGTTGGCAACGTCAAAAGACGGTTAAGGTGCCAAAGGGACAATACTTTGTCCTTGGTGATCACCGTACAGTCTCAAACGACTCACGTTATTGGGGATTTGTCAGCGAAGACAAGGTTTTGGGTGTTGTGAAGGTGCCATTCTGGGGTAACGCAGAAAAGAAGGCTAACATTAACACACAATGGAAGACATTCTTTGAGAAGTAA